The nucleotide sequence CCGCTCAACACGACGCTTCCGGGATTGACCCGGTCCAGGTTGGCATACTTTGGCGCCGTGCCGTGCGTGGCTTCGAAGATCGCGTGGCCGGTGATGTAATTGATGTTGCCACCCGGCGCGATGCCGATGCCGCCGACCTGAGCCGCGAGCGCGTCGGAAAGATAATCGCCGTTCAAGTTCGGCGTGGCGATCACGTCGAAATCGTTGGGTCGAGTGAGCACTTGCTGGAGGGCAATGTCCGCGATGGCGTCCTTGACCACGATGCCCGCGCCGGGTTTGCCATCGGGAATCCGGCACCACGGTCCTTTGTCGATTTCCACGGCGCCAAAATATTCCTTGGCGACCTGATAGCCCCAATCACGAAAGGCGCCTTCCGTGAATTTCATGATGTTGCCCTTGTGCACCAGAGTCACGCTGCGGCGCTTGAACTTGACCGCGTAAGCAATCGCGCTGTGGATCAGCCGGACGCTCCCGCTGAAACTGACCGGTTTGACGCCAATGCCGACCCGCACATCATCGGGAACCGGCGCGCCGACCATCTTCCAAAACTCCGCCGCCTTTTGTTTGGTGCCGAAGCGGACCTTGTTGAAGTCCTTGGGAAATTCCTTGGCCAGGAAATCCAGGACTTTCTGGGCTTCCGGCGTTCCGCCCGCGAACTCGATGCCGGCGTAAATGTCTTCGGTGTTCTCGCGGAAGATCACCATATCGACCTTCTCCGGATGCTTCACGGGTGAGGGCACGCCCTTGAAATACTGGACCGGGCGAAGGCAGACGTAGAGGTCGAGCATCTG is from Verrucomicrobiota bacterium and encodes:
- a CDS encoding NADP-dependent isocitrate dehydrogenase, with protein sequence MAYKDIIPPPGERILISNGKLTVPDNPVIPFIRGDGTGPDIWAASERVLNSAAQKAYGGRRKIAWFEVFAGEAAKNKFDNWLPDDTITAFKEFLVGIKGPLTTPVGGGIRSLNVALRQMLDLYVCLRPVQYFKGVPSPVKHPEKVDMVIFRENTEDIYAGIEFAGGTPEAQKVLDFLAKEFPKDFNKVRFGTKQKAAEFWKMVGAPVPDDVRVGIGVKPVSFSGSVRLIHSAIAYAVKFKRRSVTLVHKGNIMKFTEGAFRDWGYQVAKEYFGAVEIDKGPWCRIPDGKPGAGIVVKDAIADIALQQVLTRPNDFDVIATPNLNGDYLSDALAAQVGGIGIAPGGNINYITGHAIFEATHGTAPKYANLDRVNPGSVVLSGEMMLRHLGWTEAADLILKGLNGAIASKRVTYDFARLMEGATEIKCSEFGDNIIAHM